The Streptomyces sp. B3I8 nucleotide sequence AGGAGAAGAAGATCACCGCGTACCACGAGGGCGGTCACGCCCTGGTCGCGGCGGCCTCGCCGAACTCCGACCCGGTGCACAAGATCACCATCCTGTCCCGCGGCCGGGCCCTCGGTTACACGATGGTCCTGCCGGAAGAGGACAAGTACTCGACCACGCGCAACGAGATGCTGGACCAGCTCGCCTACATGCTGGGCGGCCGGGCGGCCGAGGAACTGGTGTTCCACGACCCGACCACGGGCGCGGCCAACGACATCGAGAAGGCCACGTCCACGGCGCGCGCCATGGTCACCCAGTACGGCATGACCGAGCGGCTCGGCGCCATCAAGTTCGGCGGCGACAACACCGAGCCGTTCCTCGGCCGTGAGATGGCTCACCAGCGCGACTACTCGGAAGAGGTCGCCGCGCTGGTGGACGAGGAAGTCAAGAAGCTGATCGAGAACGCGCACAACGAGGCCTGGGAGATCCTGGTCGAGAACCGCGACGTGCTCGACAACCTGGTGCTGGCCCTGCTGGAGAAGGAGACGCTGGGCAAGGAGGAGATCGCCGAGGTCTTCGCCTCCATCCACAAGCGTCCCCCGCGTCCCGCGTGGACCGGTTCCTCGCGTCGCACGCCGTCCACCCGCCCGCCGGTGCTCTCCCCGAAGGAGCTCGCACTGACGAACGGGGCGAACGGCGCCACGGCGATCAGCACCGTCAAGTCCACGGCGGCCGAGTCCGCCCCGGTGGTCGAGCCGGCCCCGGAGGACCGCCGGGACAGCTGAGTCCCACGGCTCTGACGGGCCCGACGGTCGTCCGCCGGCCGCCCGTCGGGCCCGGAACAAATGCCGCGCCTCCCAGGTTCTAGCCTGGGAGGCGCGGCATTTCGTCGTACGGCCGCGCGGGAGCGCCCCCGTACGCGCGGCCGGTACGCACGACGCGTGGGAGACCCCGGACGCGTCACAGGCTCAGGAACGAGGGAGCAGATGACGGACCCGGTGACGCTGGACGGCGAGAGCACGATCGGCGAGTTCGACGAGAAGCGCGCCGAGAACGCCGTGCGCGAGCTCCTCATCGCCATCGGCGAGGACCCCGACCGCGAGGGCCTCAGGGACACCCCGGGCCGGGTGGCGCGGGCGTACCAGGAGATCTTCGCAGGACTGTGGCAGCGCCCCGAGGACGTGCTCACCACGACGTTCGACCTGGGCCACGACGAGATGGTGCTGGTGAAGGACATCGAGGTGTACTCGACCTGCGAGCACCACCTGGTGCCGTTCCGCGGCGTGGCGCACGTCGGATACATCCCGTCGGCCAACGGGAAGATCACCGGCCTGTCGAAGCTGGCCCGGCTGGTGGACGTCTACGCCCGCCGCCCCCAGGTGCAGGAGCGGCTCACCACGCAGGTCGCCGACTCGCTCATGGAGATCCTCGAACCGCGCGGGGTGATCGTGGTGGTCGAGTGCGAGCACATGTGCATGTCGATGCGGGGCATCCGCAAGCCCGGTGCCAAGACGATCACGTCGGCGGTGCGCGGCCAGCTGCGCGACGCCGCCACCCGCAACGAGGCGATGAGCCTGATCATGGCCCGCTGAGCCGTCGGCAGTCACCCGGCGCGGGAACCGGCGGTGCCTCAGGCGGGGGCCGCGGTGCCGTTGCCGTCGTTCTTGTCGTCGTCACCGTCCTCCGGGAGCCTGCACACGCGCTCCAGGAAGAAGGCGGCCGCTATGACCGCGATGCCGGCGACGACCGAGGCGCCCGCGTAGATGGCCTGGTCGCGTCGGCTGGGGATGTCGAGGTACTCCAGCAGGAAGGCGCCCACGCCGCCGTACATGCCGGCGACGAGCGCGGCGACCAGGGCGCTCGCCTGGCCGAAGACGACCGAGCGGGCGGCCATCAGGGGGTCCACGCCCTTCGCCTCGGGCCGGCGCTCGCGCTGGGCCCGTAGCCGGGAGCGCAGCGACAGCGCGGTGGCCAGCAGGACCGCGGCGATCAGCGCCAGGACGATGGGCGCGGCCGGCGGGACGCCCGGGAGGGTGCCCACCGCCGTCCACAGTCGGGCGCCCGCCCAGGACAGGACTCCGGCCACCACGAACACCGCCGCCAGCGTCCTGATGCGCAGCTCTTTCACGGTGCCCCTTCGTCGGTGTCGAGCGGTCGTTCCGGCTCGATAGACCTTAACGACTACTCGGGCAGCCGTAGTTCCAGGTCCGCGCGCGGCGCCACACCGTCCCGGGTGAGCGCGGCGAGCAGGTCGGCCACCCTGCCGTGCCCGGGCAACGCCGCGGAGGGGTCCACGTCGTACCAGGGTGCCAGCACGAAGGCCCGCTGGTGCGCGCGCGGGTGGGGGAGGGTCAGCACGGGATCGTCGGAGACGGCGTCGTCGTACGACACGATGTCGACGTCGAGCGTGCGCGGCCCCCAGCGTTCGTCCCGGACCCGGTGGAAGGCCTCCTCCACCGCCTGCGCCCGCTCCAGCAGCGAGGACGGCGGCAGCGTCGTCCTGAGCACGACCACCGCGTTGAAGTAGGACGGCTGGCTGCCCGGTTCGACGCCCCACGGCTCCGTCTCGTAGACGGGGGAGACCGCCTTGACGCGGACGCCGGGCGTGTCCTCCATGGCGTCGACGGCGCCCTGGAGGGTCTCCAGGCGGTTGCCGAGGTTGGAGCCCAGGGAGAGCACGGCGCCCCGGGGGTTCTGCAGGGTGCTGTCGGCGGCGTCCACCCGCGCGGTCACCGAGGCGGGCACGGGCTGGACCACAGGGTCGCCGGGTCCGGGGCTGAAGGCTGTCATACGCGGCTCCGGGCGATGGTGACGGTCACGTCGTCGAACGGCACGGTGAGGGGGGCCTCGGGCTTGTGCACGCACACCTCGACCTCCTCGACCCGTTCGTGCCGCAGACAGGCGGCGGGCGATGCGCTCGGCGAGGGTCTCGATCAGGTCGACGGGGTCGCCCCCGACGAGTGCCACGACCTCCTCGGCGACGATCCCGTAGTGCACCGTCTTCGTCAGGTCGTCGTCCGCGGCGGCGGGGCGGGTGTCCAGGCCGAGGACGACGTCCACGACGAAGGTCTGCCCCCGTTCGCGTTCCTCGGGGAACACGCCGTGGTGGCCGCGGGCCCTCAGCCCGCGCAACGCGACACGGTCCACGCGTCTCACTCCTGCCGGTCGGTGCGGAGCGGCCGGGCGACGGCCGCCGGGGCCATATGCGGGCGGCATACCGGCCACGAACGAATCTACCCGTGCCCACTGACAGCACCCCCGCCCGGGGACACGGGCCCGACGACGGCCGGAACCGGCCGCTTCGGCCGTCCCGCCCGAGCGAGGACGCCCACGGGCCGGCCGCCGCGCGAGGGGCCGTGATTCCCCCCACGTCCGGATCGTGGACGGACATGTGAAGGTACGTGTGAAGGACGTGCCCCGGCATCCACCCCGCATCGGCCGGCCGACGGTGTCCGTTCAGGCCGTCGTGTCCGGGTCGCCGCCGGTTCCCCCGGTGTCCCCGCCGTCGGATTCGGCCAGTACCGGGGAGGCGTGGTGGGACCACAGCCGCCAGCCGTCCGGGGTGCGGCGCCAGACGTTGGTGGCGACCACGAGCTGGCCGACGAGCGGCCCCGGCTCGTCGCCGCCCTCGGGCGCGGGGCCGCCGCTGAGGATGTTCTCGGTGCAGGTGACCACGGCGGTGTCGCCGGTCACCGAGACGTGCACGTCGGTGAGGAAGAACTGGATGTACTCGGTGTTCGCCATGATCAGCGCGTACGACCGCAGCACCTCGCCGCGTCCGGTGAGCACCGGCCAGCCCGGGTGGACGCAGGAGATCACCCCGCTCTCGGCCGGGTCGTGGTACTCCTCGTCGACGCCCACGTCGGAGGGGGTCAGCCAGATCGAGGACAGCTCCTCGAAGTCGCCGCGTTCCATCGCCTCGTAGAAGGCGGTGTTGGCCTGTTCGACCTGTTCGACGTCGAGGTGGGGGGCGGTCATCGGGCTCCTTCCACGGCGCGGGCGACGCGCACGGCGTCGGCGGTCGCGCGCACCTCGTGCACCCGCACCGCCCACGCGCCCGCCTGCGCCGCCAGCGCGGAGACGGCGGCGGTGGCGGCGTCCCGCTCGCGGGCGGGCGGCGGGGCGCCGTCCGGCCCGGCCAGCACCCGGCCCAGGAACCGCTTGCGCGAGGCGGCGACCAGCAGCGGGTGGCCGAGGCCGAGGACCCGGTCCAGGCGGGCCAGCAGGGCGAGGTCGTGGTCGACGTCCTTGGAGAAGCCGAGTCCCGGGTCGACGACGATCCGGTCCGGCGCGACACCGCCGGCCAGGACGGCCTCCACGCGCGCGTGCAGCTCGTCGACGACCTCGGTGACGACGTCCCCGTACACGCCCCGGATGTTGCCGCCCTCCAGGAAGCCGCGCCAGTGCATGACGACGAAGGGGACGCCCGAGGCGGCGACGACGGGGACCATCGCCGGGTCGGACAGGCCGCCGCTGACGTCGTTGACGAGGACGGCACCGGCGGCCACCGCCTGCTCGGCGACCCGGGCCCGCATGGTGTCGACGGAGACCACCACCCCCTCGGAGGCGAGGCCCCGCACCACGGGGACGACCCGCCGGAGTTCCTCGGCCTCGTCGACGCGGGTGGCGCCGGGCCGGGTGGACTCGCCGCCGACGTCGACCAGGTCGGCGCCCTCTCCGACGAGGTCCAGGCCGTGCTTGACGGCAGCGGTGGTGTCGAACCAGCGGCCGCCGTCGGAGAAGGAGTCGGGCGTCACGTTGACGACTCCCATGACCGCACAGCGGTCCCATGTCGGCAGTCCAGCCACGGGGCTCCGCCCGGTCTCTTCGCGCATGTGTTCAGCGTAGGCGGCGTACCGGGGGAGGACGTACCGCGTAGGCGGCGTACCGCGTGAGGGCCACCTGTTCCCGCACCCGCGGGCGCCCACGGGCCCGCGCCCGTGCGGGTTCCGCGAGCTCGCGAGCATCGGCCGCCCCGCTGCCTCGGGCGTCGACCTCGGTGCGCTGCGCTGCCCGGATTCGAGCCGGGACAGGGTCCTGATCGGGATGCCGGTGGTCTGCGACAGGGCGGTCGAGGTGGCGCCGCGGCGGTGGCGCCGCCGGCGGGCGCCTTCGACCTGGTGTCCGTCCACCCCTTCCCCCTGCGGCGCCAGGCCGGCCGTATCGACGAAGCCCGCCCGCGCATCGCCCCGGCCCGGGGCGGCATGCCGGTCGCCGCCGCCGGCCAACCGCGGGTACGTGCCGCGGGCCGGGCGAGCCCGCACCTGTCGGCGCACCGCGTGCCCGCTCCCGACGCGTTTGCGCGGGCGTCCGGCTTGCCCCCTCTATCCTGATGCACTCCGTTCCCTCCCGGTGCGCTCCGCCGCGCACCCCGGGACCCGGCACAGGCGAAGGGAGGCCGATGGGCCTCACCGGCACCACCACCCTCATCGCCGCCACGCTGTGCGCCACCGCGCTGTTCGCCGGCACCGTCTGGTGCTGGCCCCGGCTGGCCCGCGGCTCCTGGCGGACCGTCGGCGGACGCGTCGGGCTGCTGCTCGCCACCCAGCTCGCGCTCTTCGTCTGCGTGGCCCTCGCCGCCAACCGCGACTTCGGCTTCTACGCGAGCTGGGCGGATCTGTTCGGCCGGGAACGGGGCGAGGGTGTGGTGGTCGAGTACACCCCGGGCGGAGCGGGCGGCGCGGACGGACCGCTGCGGGTCGTCGGCCTCGAAGGGGTCGACGGGCCCGCCGGGCCGGACACGGCCGACGGACAGATCCAGCGCGTCCGGATCGTCGGCCGCACGACCCGCATCGCCACGCCCGCGCTGGTCTATCTGCCGCCGGAGTACTTCCGGCCCCGGTACCGCGCCCGCACCTTCCCCGTCGCCGTGGTGCTCACCGGCTATCCGGGCACGGCCGAGGCGCTCGTGCGGGGGCTGCGCTACCCGCAGACGGCCCACCGGCTGGCCGCGGCGGGGCGGATGCGGCCGATGGTGCTCGTGATGCTGCGGCCCACCGTGGCACCGCCGCGCGACACCGAGTGCGTGGACGTCCCCGGCGGCCCGCGCGCCGAGTCGTTCTTTGCCGCGGACCTGCCCGAGGCCGTCGTGGCGCACTACCGGGTGGACCGCGCACCCGGCGGCTGGGGCGTCGTCGGCGACTCGACGGGCGGCTACTGCGCACTGAAACTGGCCATCCATCACCCGGACACCTACGCCGCCGGCGCGGGCCTGTCCGCGTACTACGAGGCACCCGTGGACCGCACCACCGGCGACCTGTACGGCGGCGACCGGAACCTGCGCCACCGCGCCGACCTGTGGTGGTGCCTCGAGAACCTGCCCGCGCCGGACACCTCACTGCTCGTCAGCAGCAGTCGAGAGGGCGAGAACAACTACAAGGACACGCTGGAGTTCATAAGGCGGGTGAAGGCCAAGGGGTTCACCAGGATCTCGTCGATCATCCTGGACAGCGGCGGCCACAACTTCAACACCTGGCGCCGGGAGATCCCGGCGACGCTGCGCTGGATGAGCGGCCGGCTCGGCGCCCGGTAATGCGCGGCGAAAAGGCGGATATAGGCGAACCGCAGGTCGCACGGGGTGCCGGGGGCGGGAATGGGCGTTGTGGGCCGATCACGGAAACCCCAAGAAATGATCTTGAGAGGGAGCTGTCGGAACGTTCGCGCACCGCGCCCGCACTTCCGTTCCGCACCCTTGGGGCGGTTGATGCATCAGGAAGCTTTCGGTGTGGCCGTGTTTTTACCGGCCGGGGCACCATCATTCGCCTACGCGCGGTAAGTTTCTGGCCATGCCACGTGGACGTCACCGTCATTCCCCGCCTCTGCACCGGCTGTTGCCCCCCTCGGCGATCGCAGGCGTCTCGGTCGTCTGCGCCGTGGGACCCTGGTTGTTCACGGAAACCGCGCTGCTCCGTGCGCTGGCCGCGGGTGCCGCGGTGACGACGGTCGTCGGCACGTTCGTCATGCGCCGCTGGGACGTCGCGGCCGGCAAACGCGTCGCCGACCTCACGCGTGCGCGGGCGAGTGACGAGTGGCGGCACGAGGAGCGGGTCGCGGAGCTCGAGACCGACGTCGAGGAGTCGCGCGAGCTGCGCCAGAAGATGGAGCACAAGCTGCGGGCCAAGCGCACCGAGCTGGCCCGGCTGCGCAACGAGCATGCCGCGCTGCTGCGCCGGTACGCCACGGCGGAGACGGAGCGCGCGAGCGCGCTGGAGGGCCGCCGCCTGCTGGAGATCGAGGCGGCGCCGGAGAACGAGGCGGCGGCGTCCGAGACGGAGGAGTCCGCGGAGTCCGCGCGCGAGGCGGCGACGGCCACGGCGGCGACGGAGGCCACGAGCGCGGCCGACGCGCCGGCACCGGCGGCTTCCGAGGGGCCCCGGGCGTTCTCCCCGTCCGGCGGCGCGCTCTTCCGGAGCGCCGACTCCGCGCTGGAGCGCCTCGCGCGCGCGGGCGCCCTGACCAAGGACGCCAAGGACGCCAAGCACACGAAGGACACCCAGGACGACAAGGACACCGACACCTCCGAGGGCGCGGCCCCTGACGCCTCCGTCGCGTCCGCCGAGTCCGCAGAGGCCGTCGAGTCCGCCGAGCACACGGCCACCGCCCTCCAGGGGTCCGACGGCTCCGCCGAGGACGCCGTCCAGGCACCCGCCGACGCCGAGGTCGCGACCGCCGAGGACCCCGCGGAGCCGGTCACCGACGGCGACTCCCACGACGACCGCGGTCCCCAGGACGACCCGCCGACCCGCGCCCCCCGGCAGCGGTCCGCCGAGGACGCCGCCGCGACGGCCGACGCCCCCGCGCAGGACACGGCCGTCCACGGGCCGACGGACGCGGCGGCACCCGCCCCCGCGGCCGGCGCCCCGCTCGGCCGGCCCACCGGACCCGGGCACTTCACCGTGCCCACGGCGGTCGCCGTCGTACCGGCCGAGGCCCCCCGACGGCCATCGGTCCAGGGCGGGTTCGACTTCTTCGGCACCCAGAAGACGGCCCCCGAGCGCACGGCGGACTCCGTGCAGAACGAGGACCTCGCGGATGTCGTCGGCCAGGAGGCGCTCGCGCTGCACAAGGCGGAGGCCGAGTCCGGGTTCAAGCCGGCCGGTCCCGGGGTGCGGGCCGGGCAGGTCATCGACCTGACGGCGCACGACGAGACCGAGCAGATCGACATCGAGGGACTGCGCTCGGCGGCCTCGTAGCCCCCTCTCGCGGACGGCGGCGCAGCCTCTCCCCGGCCGACGGCGACGGCGACGCAGTGGCCGTCCCGTCACGCCATCCAGCGGTCCGGCGGCGCGGCCCGGCGCCCGGTGCCGGAACGGTCCGCCTGGGCGCGCAGCAGCTCCGCCGCCTCGCCGGCGTCCCGCAGCCGGGCGGCGACGGTCCCGCCCGCGCCGTTGTCCACGCGCACCGAGGCCAGCCCGTGCAGCCGGGCCCACGGCCCCTGCGTCAGCCGTACGCTCTGCACCTTCGCGTGCGGGACCAGGGCGAGCCGGCGGCCCAGCAGCCCGTGCCGGGCGGCGAACACCGTGTCCGTCACCGCGAGCCCGTGGCCGCGCCACCACAGCGGCAGGCAGCGGCCCGCCCGGCGCGGTGGGCGCGACAGTTCGGCCGGCACGGTGACGCCGGGCAGTATCCGGGTCACCAGCGCCTCGGCGATCTCGCGCGGGGCGACCGGCACGAGCACCGTGTTGGACGATCCGGCGACCGACAGCTCCACCCGCACCCAGTCGGGCCGCCGCCACAGCACCGGCTGCACGATCCGTACGGTCTGCACCCGCCCCGGCGGCACGGTCTCGTGCGCGCGGTCGAGCAGTCCGCGGTCGATGCGGAGCCCGTCGGGCGACTCGGCCACCGTCCAGTCGTACTCGGTGGCGAACCGGCCCACGCTGCCCGCGCCGGCCGCGCCGAGCAGGGGCAGCGCGGTCGCCAGCACCGTCCACAGGTTGTGGGTGGCGAGCCACAGCAGGGCCGGAAGGACGAGCGCGCCGGCCAGTGTCGCCCAGGTGGTGACGGTCAGCGCGAGCGAGGCGGCGAGCATGCCGGGCGGCACCCGCAGCAGCCCCCGGGACGGGGCCTCGCCCACCTCGTGCGCGGTCTCGGGCGCGAACCCGGCCGCGCGGGCGAGGAGTTCGGCGCGCAGGGCACGGGCCTCCGACTGGCCCAGGTAGGCCAGCTCGTCCTTCTTGTCGACGCCTATGACGTCCAGCCGCAGCTTGGCCACGCCCGCCACCCGGGCGAGCAGCGGCTGGGTGACGTCGACCGCCTGGAGCCGTTCGAGCCGGATGTGCGCGGTGCGGCGGAAGAGCAGTCCGGTGCGGATGCGCAGCTCGCTGTCGGTGACCGAGAAGTGGGTGAACCACCAGCTCAGGAAGCCGTACAGAGCGGCGGCCGGGACGAGGACGGCGAGGGCGAGGAGGAGGGTGGTGGTGGCCAGCCGGTCCAGCTGGCGCTGCGTTTGGTCGGGGTCGTGCACCGCCCAGCCGAAGACGACGGCGAGGGGTGCCCAGGCCCGGCGGAAGGGCGTGACAGGGTGCAGCCTGCGCTCGCCGGGCCGGTGCCCCGCCCCGTCGTGCGCCCCGGGCGCGAGAGGCTTCCGTCCACGTGGCGGGCGATCGTCCCGCACGCTCGGCGCACGCTCCTCCCGCAGACCCGGCGCGCGCTCTTCCCCCACGCTCGGCGCGCGTTCCTCGCGTACACCCGGCGCGCGCTCCTCCCGTGCGCCCTCGCCCGTCACAGCCCGGCCGATCGGGCCTCGCCGAGCCGG carries:
- a CDS encoding DUF3180 domain-containing protein — translated: MKELRIRTLAAVFVVAGVLSWAGARLWTAVGTLPGVPPAAPIVLALIAAVLLATALSLRSRLRAQRERRPEAKGVDPLMAARSVVFGQASALVAALVAGMYGGVGAFLLEYLDIPSRRDQAIYAGASVVAGIAVIAAAFFLERVCRLPEDGDDDKNDGNGTAAPA
- a CDS encoding PH domain-containing protein; amino-acid sequence: MHPVTPFRRAWAPLAVVFGWAVHDPDQTQRQLDRLATTTLLLALAVLVPAAALYGFLSWWFTHFSVTDSELRIRTGLLFRRTAHIRLERLQAVDVTQPLLARVAGVAKLRLDVIGVDKKDELAYLGQSEARALRAELLARAAGFAPETAHEVGEAPSRGLLRVPPGMLAASLALTVTTWATLAGALVLPALLWLATHNLWTVLATALPLLGAAGAGSVGRFATEYDWTVAESPDGLRIDRGLLDRAHETVPPGRVQTVRIVQPVLWRRPDWVRVELSVAGSSNTVLVPVAPREIAEALVTRILPGVTVPAELSRPPRRAGRCLPLWWRGHGLAVTDTVFAARHGLLGRRLALVPHAKVQSVRLTQGPWARLHGLASVRVDNGAGGTVAARLRDAGEAAELLRAQADRSGTGRRAAPPDRWMA
- the folP gene encoding dihydropteroate synthase, with amino-acid sequence MREETGRSPVAGLPTWDRCAVMGVVNVTPDSFSDGGRWFDTTAAVKHGLDLVGEGADLVDVGGESTRPGATRVDEAEELRRVVPVVRGLASEGVVVSVDTMRARVAEQAVAAGAVLVNDVSGGLSDPAMVPVVAASGVPFVVMHWRGFLEGGNIRGVYGDVVTEVVDELHARVEAVLAGGVAPDRIVVDPGLGFSKDVDHDLALLARLDRVLGLGHPLLVAASRKRFLGRVLAGPDGAPPPARERDAATAAVSALAAQAGAWAVRVHEVRATADAVRVARAVEGAR
- the folK gene encoding 2-amino-4-hydroxy-6-hydroxymethyldihydropteridine diphosphokinase, with translation MTAFSPGPGDPVVQPVPASVTARVDAADSTLQNPRGAVLSLGSNLGNRLETLQGAVDAMEDTPGVRVKAVSPVYETEPWGVEPGSQPSYFNAVVVLRTTLPPSSLLERAQAVEEAFHRVRDERWGPRTLDVDIVSYDDAVSDDPVLTLPHPRAHQRAFVLAPWYDVDPSAALPGHGRVADLLAALTRDGVAPRADLELRLPE
- the folE gene encoding GTP cyclohydrolase I FolE is translated as MTDPVTLDGESTIGEFDEKRAENAVRELLIAIGEDPDREGLRDTPGRVARAYQEIFAGLWQRPEDVLTTTFDLGHDEMVLVKDIEVYSTCEHHLVPFRGVAHVGYIPSANGKITGLSKLARLVDVYARRPQVQERLTTQVADSLMEILEPRGVIVVVECEHMCMSMRGIRKPGAKTITSAVRGQLRDAATRNEAMSLIMAR
- a CDS encoding nuclear transport factor 2 family protein; the protein is MTAPHLDVEQVEQANTAFYEAMERGDFEELSSIWLTPSDVGVDEEYHDPAESGVISCVHPGWPVLTGRGEVLRSYALIMANTEYIQFFLTDVHVSVTGDTAVVTCTENILSGGPAPEGGDEPGPLVGQLVVATNVWRRTPDGWRLWSHHASPVLAESDGGDTGGTGGDPDTTA
- a CDS encoding esterase family protein, whose amino-acid sequence is MGLTGTTTLIAATLCATALFAGTVWCWPRLARGSWRTVGGRVGLLLATQLALFVCVALAANRDFGFYASWADLFGRERGEGVVVEYTPGGAGGADGPLRVVGLEGVDGPAGPDTADGQIQRVRIVGRTTRIATPALVYLPPEYFRPRYRARTFPVAVVLTGYPGTAEALVRGLRYPQTAHRLAAAGRMRPMVLVMLRPTVAPPRDTECVDVPGGPRAESFFAADLPEAVVAHYRVDRAPGGWGVVGDSTGGYCALKLAIHHPDTYAAGAGLSAYYEAPVDRTTGDLYGGDRNLRHRADLWWCLENLPAPDTSLLVSSSREGENNYKDTLEFIRRVKAKGFTRISSIILDSGGHNFNTWRREIPATLRWMSGRLGAR